tAACTCTTCAGTCTCATCCCTTTGTCATTTCTGTGTCTACAGTGTTTCTTATATgaagcccagtgtctggcacatagtaggtgcttaatgtttactgactgaaaaAATTacgtggcatagtggataaaagtACTAGATTGAGAGTcagcaagatctgaattcaaattctacctcaggaCACTAGCTGCacaattctgggcaagtcacttaaccttttggccTCAATTtcgtgaaatgaagataatagcatcTGCatcgcagggttgttgtgaggatcaaatgaggactCCAGCAACTCTCTATTCTTCAGTAGCAAATGTAGATGCCTGCATTTAAGGTCTTTCGTAACCTGGCCTCGACCTTTCCAGCATTATCAACATCACTTCCCCTCCACAAACACTGAAGTCCAACACAACTGGTCTTCTGGCTGTTCTTAAAACATGGTAACTCCATCTCTCACCTGCAGGTCTTCATACCAGCTGTCCCCCATGACTAGTATGCATGccctcctcatttttctcagCCCAGGGTCATCATCTACATGAGGTCTCTCTCAATCCCCTGGCTGCTGGTTTCTTGGCTTCAAAAtcaccttgtatatattttgtatgtacacacacgtatatatatgcatacatgtatatacatatacatcatcttcccccattaaatGGTAAACTTCAGGGCCAGGACCGTTCATTTTTGTGTCTGTatttatctccagcacctagcagtGCGCATCTAGtatgtgattaataaatgcttgttggttgatggTTAATAGATACAACCCAGGTTATAATCTGCAGTGTGGGAGAGCACTTCTTCAcattgacaaaatcacagatccttcaaaCGTATGAAAGAGGGAAACTGTTTTTGAGCCAGGACATGCATTAGGAAGGGTATTTTGGTACCTGTATGAAGGATGGACTAAAGAGAGACTGGATGTTAGTCTAGGCTCAAAGTGATAAGGGCTTGAAAGAGGGTATTAGCAATGGGACTGGACAATGGTCTAGTAATTAGAATTCAGAACACTAAGAGCTGTTCAAAACCACAGTGATCTACTTTCAGAAGTAGTGAGCTCTATCTTGATCACTGGAGGTTTTCCAGCAGAAGACAGATGACCCTGTCAGGGAGGAGGAaacaatcacttattaagtacctactatatgctaggcacagggcaatctcacaataaccctgtgaagtaggtgctgttattatcttcattttatacttgagaaaactgaggcaggaagaagttaagtgacttacccaaggtcacacagctagtacgggTTGTCATAGAAAGGTTCCATGCCTCAGAAATGTTTGGACTCCAAGATGTCTTTGCTCCCTTATGGCTCTGAGAATCTGGAATTCTATGAATTTGGAAAAGAGGATTGGATGGGAAAGATATTTAATCTTTTGGGTGGGAGATACAAGGTCAGATGGTTGAAGGTTGTCTAAGCATTTCTAGAGAGTTTCAGGAATGGATAGACCCTTCTAGTGACAAGAAGATGGATGAACTCAACTCAAAATAGTCATGAAGAATGTCCttaatttgatttcattttcccattctttaatggcagaggagggaaggggtaaATGCAGATAATTCATTCTGAGTCCAAAGCACTCCTCCGGCTTGGCTGTGGGTGGGTAGCCAACCTCTCCACATAGAGCAGGAGAGGAGAACCAAGGGCCCAAGATACCATCTGACTGTGCCAAGCCTGGCCCCATTCTGGACTTCACAAATACAGAACAAAAGCACAGAATTGCCACTGGACTTTTGGGAACTTTGTGGTTCGGTCCCTCACAGTGTTGgaagttttttcccttttatttccagtGCTCTTAAAAAATGCAAAGTTTTGGTAGAGAGGGAAAGGGTAGGGTTTTTGGGAAAGAGAAAGGCTGACAGGGCCAGTTCCCTTTCAGGTAGACATACACCACTCTCCGAGGCTAAGTTCAAGTGATGAGGGGTGGGATGGACATGTTGGGAGCACAGAAGAGTTTCCAGAGGAGTCAGGTGGAAGGAAGTCTTTGTCTTAGGTAGGGGCAAGTAGCAGTCACAATggcagctgggggtgggggtgagtgaACAGAAGACTTCTCTTTCAGTGATTAGTGAAGCCTCCTTGGCTGGAGGTAGAAATCATCTGGAGTGttggttgggggaagggaaggtgggGTCACTTGGATTTGGCAGGTGGGGCCTCCTGGGCACCGAGGGAGTGGACCAGCCAAGGCACCAGGGCAGTGACCAGGCAGGGCCAAAGGGTAAACTTGAGAAAGTTAAAGATGTAGAAGAGGCTGAGCTGGGGTGGGTTGCCCAGCCAGTTAAGGAGCCCCAAGAGCCCTAGGACCAACAACAGGCAAGCAGCTTGCTGAAGGATTCCCAACCGTGCCCGCCTCACTTGAGCATACCAGGGTGAGTGTAAGGCAATGCCCAGGCCCAGGGCAGCTCCAGAATCCCGACTCAGGGAAGCAAAAGGTCGAGTTTCCATGTGTAACCACTCTGGACGCTCACACCACTTGGAAGCCAAGTGAATGGAcctgaggaaaatgaagaaaccTTGTAGAAAAATTCCTTCAGATGGGGGAACCTCTCGGGTTCCTTTCTAGCTTCAGCTAGGACTATATGCCATGGCAGAATCACTTTTTCTCTACTGGTCTACTGGTATTCTAGGGATCCCACAGGCTAGACATGATGGCAAGGGCCAGGAAAGGTGCCATCCTATCTCAGGAACTTACCAAGTCATGTCTACTCCCAGGGAAATGAGGCTCCAGTAAATGAGGCTGGCACCCAGCAGAAGTGCTAGTGCTGTCAACCCATAAAAGCTGACTGGCCGATCAATGGGCACACGTGGAGTCATGAACCATCCCAGGAGAGCACCTATTGAGAAGGGGTGCGGTAACAACTTCAAGGAATTTGAGGGTATAGTCCCTAGGCCAAGGATCACGATGGAAGAGAGGGTACAAGGGAGAATTTAGGGTAGACAGATGATGGACTAGGGTGGGTTAAGGGTAACCATGGGAGAGAAGGCACAAGAGAAGGTTTGGGGTGGGGTGATGGGCTAGGGAATTGATATTTCCTGTCTTTGACTTTGTCATCTCCAAGGGAAGTGTCACTATCCACCCTCCAGTGGCTCACCAGCTATCAGGCCACCCAGCACCTGGTGTGGGAAGTGTGCAAGGATGAAGATTCGGGAGAGTCCGACTGCCAAGAGGAATGTGCTGTAAGCCAGGCTGGGCATCAGCTTCATCCAGctgctggagaaggaagaagacaagTGGGTCAGGGTGGGCaaccaattattttgaataagagaagatgggggaagaCATGATAACTATGGCATGGAAGAaatattagacttgttctgtttcaACACAGAACTCAGAATTACGAGCAGTGGCTGGaaagtggagagaaacctttagACTTGACACACAGAaagatttcttaaaaatcagagtgaaccaaaagtggaatgagctgtctCTGGAAATAGTGAGCTcctcatttgagattttaaaGTGAAGAATGAATGACCATTTGGGGGGATGTTGTTGAAGAGATTATTGACTATTCAACTCCCTTCCAAATTAAATAATGTCAAGCCATTTCCATCCCATTATATAATTAGATGGCTAAGCAAAACCAGTGATTTGGCTCTCAGTCTCCATGATGATATGGACACTGGGCAGGGGAGACTATCCCCTCCTCCATGCCTCTGGAGAGAAATTCTGTACATAAGAGCCCTCTTGGACTCACCTTCGACTTCGTTTTGCAACCTGGCCTGAGGTGGCAATCATGATGGGCCAGAGGGCAGCTCCTGTGATCATGCAGTGACCCGAGGGACTACCTGCCAGGAAATACAGCCACTTGAGGTGGTATGTGTGGGGGCTGGGAGTTGaggttttggggggaaggggtcaGGGTGACACGTAGAATTTGGGCACTTATGGTGATTAAAGGGCCAGATGCCTTCTCTTAACAACTGGTTAAATCCCCTTCCCCTAGAAGTTACAACTTCACTCCCTCTGGAAGTGGGGGAGAAAATGGGAGTGGGGGACTTTGAGCACAAGGGAGGTAGGAAAGGGCTATCTGATCCTTTGggccttttttcttatttaatgccACAGGTAGGCCTTCACATGCAGTCTTCTTTATCTTCTCCTGTAGGACATGACTAATGGGCAACCAGATACATAAGCATGGATCCTTCAGTTGGTACCAACATACCAACCAACCTAATGCCTTTCACTTCTCTACTCTCTAGTCTTACAACAGAGAGAAGTGTTAAGTTCCTCAAGCCTTCacaaactggaaaggactttgagATAATCAATGTGGATGGTAAGGGAAAGGGATAATGTAGGAGGGTTCACCTACCTGGTCCAGTTTCACAGGATACAGGGAACTGATGAACCTGAGCGGGTGCTTCACTATAGTATCCAGATTCATGAACCCACCAAAAGGGCCGGTCTCCAAAAAGAAACCTGGAGGAGGAGATGAGGCAGTGAGATTTCCCATTCCTGCTACTCCTCCCCTACCTGGGACCTAAGAAAGACAGGGGAAGCTTGCAGAAGAGTTATTCAAATGATGAAATGTTGAATACCCTCTAATTCTACCCCCAACACCCCAGATCCTATTTCTGCTTTGGTTATAGCAGCCCAGGTGCATCTTCAGAGGACATGAGTTTTTGTCACACTTCATACACTTCACTTCTTCTCTGGGAAAAATAGGGAAATGTACATTCTTCTTTTTacataggggaagggagggggtctTTTGCAGCATCCTTGAGATCTCTCTAAAC
The DNA window shown above is from Notamacropus eugenii isolate mMacEug1 chromosome 2, mMacEug1.pri_v2, whole genome shotgun sequence and carries:
- the G6PC3 gene encoding glucose-6-phosphatase 3 isoform X2, translated to MESTLGAGIVVAETLQRQLPWLEDVWLWVTFLGDPKCIFFFYFPMAYYACRHVGISVFWIALLSEWLNLISKWFLFGDRPFWWVHESGYYSEAPAQVHQFPVSCETGPGSPSGHCMITGAALWPIMIATSGQVAKRSRSWMKLMPSLAYSTFLLAVGLSRIFILAHFPHQVLGGLIAGALLGWFMTPRVPIDRPVSFYGLTALALLLGASLIYWSLISLGVDMTWSIHLASKWCERPEWLHMETRPFASLSRDSGAALGLGIALHSPWYAQVRRARLGILQQAACLLLVLGLLGLLNWLGNPPQLSLFYIFNFLKFTLWPCLVTALVPWLVHSLGAQEAPPAKSK
- the G6PC3 gene encoding glucose-6-phosphatase 3 isoform X3; translated protein: MESTLGAGIVVAETLQRQLPWLEDVWLWVTFLGDPKCIFFFYFPMAYYACRHVGISVFWIALLSEWLNLISKWFLFGDRPFWWVHESGYYSEAPAQVHQFPVSCETGPGSPSGHCMITGAALWPIMIATSGQVAKRSRSSWMKLMPSLAYSTFLLAVGLSRIFILAHFPHQVLGGLIAGALLGWFMTPRVPIDRPVSFYGLTALALLLGASLIYWSLISLGVDMTWSIHLASKWCERPEWLHMETRPFASLSRDSGAALGLGIALHSPCSGGQVSTSEMEKNEQTIQTDVFIQRWQQQRRNKSVESTRKNKQNHNDEAQGPGHHTAGSCSMGSSSGLWRQA
- the G6PC3 gene encoding glucose-6-phosphatase 3 isoform X4: MESTLGAGIVVAETLQRQLPWLEDVWLWVTFLGDPKCIFFFYFPMAYYACRHVGISVFWIALLSEWLNLISKWFLFGDRPFWWVHESGYYSEAPAQVHQFPVSCETGPGSPSGHCMITGAALWPIMIATSGQVAKRSRSSWMKLMPSLAYSTFLLAVGLSRIFILAHFPHQVLGGLIAGALLGWFMTPRVPIDRPVSFYGLTALALLLGASLIYWSLISLGVDMTWSIHLASKWCERPEWLHMETRPFASLSRDSGAALGLGIALHSPCSGGQVSTSEMEKNEQTIQTDVFIQRWQQQRRNKSVESTRTSYWN
- the G6PC3 gene encoding glucose-6-phosphatase 3 isoform X1, giving the protein MESTLGAGIVVAETLQRQLPWLEDVWLWVTFLGDPKCIFFFYFPMAYYACRHVGISVFWIALLSEWLNLISKWFLFGDRPFWWVHESGYYSEAPAQVHQFPVSCETGPGSPSGHCMITGAALWPIMIATSGQVAKRSRSSWMKLMPSLAYSTFLLAVGLSRIFILAHFPHQVLGGLIAGALLGWFMTPRVPIDRPVSFYGLTALALLLGASLIYWSLISLGVDMTWSIHLASKWCERPEWLHMETRPFASLSRDSGAALGLGIALHSPWYAQVRRARLGILQQAACLLLVLGLLGLLNWLGNPPQLSLFYIFNFLKFTLWPCLVTALVPWLVHSLGAQEAPPAKSK